Proteins encoded together in one Pseudomonas arsenicoxydans window:
- a CDS encoding PAS domain-containing hybrid sensor histidine kinase/response regulator gives MRVRKHKFFAWNWGVAITLAVGLGASILGGWILERINEQQAQEAITAATEDAAELVLTRLNLYQYGLRGARGAVLTAGEYDISREVFRQYHRTRDLAFEFPGASAFGFIRRVPERDENEFLKHVQADGAADFSIHQFSAHSGERYVIQYVEPAEGNQAAIGLDIASETARREAAQSSIQSGAARITGPITLIQSIGKPQQSFLVLMPIFRGGVTPATAAERETAAFGWSYAVLQTEEVLKGLRIENETVHLRLRDITVPGQEKLFYESTDDSARRETLMTHQLEREVYGRRWQIELDANSLFIQHLHQVSPKVVLFFGGFLTLLLATLASVVSVSRQRRRQIFTEQARLAAIVESSGDGIIGKTLDGVVTNWNKGAEHLFGYTTEEAVGQALANLIVPLALVTEEAHILARIRAGERIGSFDTQRHHKDRRLIDVSVSISPIYDEGGRVIGASKTLRDISAKKVAEARILELNSNLEEQVAQRTSELRHLNLLLDTVLRSATEVSIIATDLDGVIRVFNKGAEHLLGYDADELVGKDTPALFHVPEEVASRGVELSEEYAQTIDGFRVLTHKPELEGAETREWTYTRKDGSRFPVTLVVTSMRDADGVLSGYLGIAVDITERKAAEKELAASLKTTLEQRSELMAVHDQLLMAAEVAELGVWSWTLADNNLQWNDRMFEFYGQPLSLRDTGLSYLHWYSRVHPEDVVAAAAKLNAAVEGTDVYDTIFRVIRPDGQIRFIQAGAQIERSPDGTALRVTGINRDITVQRELESHLLYAKEQADAGSAAKSAFLANMSHEIRTPMNAVLGMLQLVQNTDLNGRQLDYVTKAQTAAKSLLSLLNDILDYSKIEAGKLQLDVHPFELEPLMRDLAVVLTGNQGEKEVEVMFDLDSNLPNDLIGDSLRLQQVLINLAGNALKFTLEGQVVVSVEQLKRTENVVSLRIAVADTGIGISPEQLQRIFEGFTQAEASTSRRFGGTGLGLVICKRLVTLMGGELQVESQQGVGSRFWFDITLDVAPTSLLKSACTGVDVSLRILVVDDNATAGELLLRTVHALGWKADRVSGGTQAVEWVKKAQALDEAYDVVLMDWRMSDIDGLSAAQLIHQQGNGVPPPMVIMITAHGREVLADVHQAGDAPFVGFLTKPVTPKQLADAVQQAFNGKGLLHSPIPRSTGERPPRLAGLRLLVVEDNMLNRQVADELLTREGAQVTLAEGGLEGVSKVMNERVSFDVVLMDIQMPDIDGLEATRRIRSNPRFATLPIVAMTANASSTDREACLAAGMNDHVGKPIDLEQLVVTLLFQSGRDDSQASLTLGQVNTGEGVIESRASTIDRFGGDLDLIRKVLRTFGPEMEKQLVQLRDQIQRQDASGAAFVLHTIKGSSGTMGAKEVSLLAGNLEHTLIHGDAESVASIFVDPTWFDELSRLLQQSLEQMNVDFGQSPRAKSSADEDSMAPAQWRESLEEILLLLETGNLQAIELADALASKTPPSLRPQFDELVVRVQSLDFSAAMPIGRDLLRSA, from the coding sequence ATGCGGGTGAGAAAGCATAAGTTTTTTGCATGGAACTGGGGAGTAGCTATCACTCTGGCCGTGGGGTTAGGGGCAAGTATTCTGGGTGGCTGGATCCTTGAACGCATCAACGAACAGCAGGCTCAAGAAGCGATTACAGCGGCGACAGAAGACGCCGCAGAGTTGGTTTTAACTCGCCTTAATCTTTACCAATACGGTTTGCGAGGCGCTCGTGGAGCGGTGCTGACAGCAGGCGAATATGACATCAGCCGTGAAGTGTTTCGCCAATATCACAGAACCCGTGACCTCGCTTTCGAGTTCCCCGGCGCCAGTGCCTTTGGTTTTATCAGGCGTGTGCCAGAACGTGATGAAAACGAGTTTCTCAAGCACGTTCAAGCTGACGGCGCGGCGGATTTCTCCATTCATCAATTCTCAGCGCATTCAGGCGAGCGCTACGTTATTCAGTATGTCGAACCGGCTGAAGGTAACCAGGCTGCCATTGGCTTGGACATAGCGTCAGAGACAGCGCGGCGAGAGGCGGCACAATCCTCAATACAAAGCGGTGCGGCACGGATCACTGGGCCCATCACGCTAATACAGTCCATAGGAAAACCGCAGCAGTCTTTCCTGGTGTTGATGCCCATCTTTCGCGGCGGAGTGACTCCGGCGACCGCTGCTGAACGAGAGACCGCAGCTTTTGGCTGGAGCTATGCTGTGTTGCAGACCGAGGAGGTACTCAAAGGCCTGCGCATAGAAAATGAGACGGTGCATCTGCGATTGAGGGATATCACTGTCCCAGGGCAAGAGAAACTGTTTTATGAAAGCACCGACGACTCGGCTCGCCGTGAAACGCTGATGACCCATCAGCTGGAGCGCGAGGTATACGGGAGGCGGTGGCAAATCGAACTCGACGCAAATTCGCTGTTCATCCAGCACCTACATCAGGTCTCGCCAAAAGTTGTGCTGTTTTTCGGTGGTTTTCTCACGCTTCTTCTGGCGACCTTGGCGAGTGTCGTGAGTGTCAGCCGTCAACGTCGGCGGCAGATATTTACCGAGCAGGCAAGATTGGCCGCCATCGTCGAAAGCTCGGGCGATGGCATTATTGGAAAAACCCTCGATGGCGTCGTCACCAACTGGAACAAAGGGGCGGAGCACCTTTTTGGTTACACCACCGAGGAGGCCGTGGGCCAGGCACTGGCCAATTTGATTGTGCCGCTGGCGCTTGTCACAGAGGAAGCTCATATCCTTGCGCGCATCAGGGCGGGTGAGCGTATCGGCAGCTTTGATACGCAACGCCATCACAAAGACAGGCGACTGATCGATGTCTCCGTCAGCATCTCACCCATTTATGACGAGGGTGGTCGCGTCATCGGGGCGTCCAAGACGTTGAGGGATATCTCGGCGAAAAAAGTGGCAGAGGCCCGAATTCTTGAACTCAACTCCAACCTCGAAGAGCAGGTTGCGCAACGAACATCCGAGTTGCGGCATCTCAATCTGTTGTTGGACACGGTGCTACGCTCGGCTACTGAAGTTTCGATCATTGCGACGGATCTCGATGGCGTTATCCGCGTGTTCAACAAAGGCGCCGAGCATTTGTTGGGTTATGACGCCGATGAGTTAGTAGGCAAAGACACCCCGGCGCTCTTCCATGTCCCAGAGGAAGTCGCTTCACGTGGCGTTGAGCTGAGCGAGGAGTACGCTCAGACTATCGACGGTTTCCGTGTGCTTACCCATAAACCTGAGCTTGAAGGCGCAGAAACCCGAGAGTGGACTTACACACGCAAAGATGGCTCGCGGTTTCCTGTCACGTTAGTGGTCACCTCCATGCGCGATGCCGATGGGGTATTGAGCGGTTACCTGGGTATTGCGGTAGACATCACCGAACGTAAAGCAGCTGAAAAGGAACTGGCTGCGAGCCTGAAGACGACACTGGAACAACGTAGCGAACTGATGGCGGTGCACGATCAACTGCTGATGGCTGCTGAAGTGGCCGAATTGGGCGTCTGGTCTTGGACGTTGGCGGACAATAACTTGCAGTGGAATGACCGCATGTTCGAGTTTTACGGGCAGCCACTGTCGTTGCGCGATACCGGTCTGAGCTATTTGCACTGGTACTCACGTGTTCACCCTGAGGATGTCGTGGCAGCGGCTGCAAAGCTGAATGCTGCCGTCGAGGGGACTGATGTGTATGACACAATTTTTCGTGTGATTCGCCCGGACGGCCAGATCCGCTTCATACAGGCCGGCGCACAGATAGAACGCAGTCCAGACGGTACAGCTTTGCGCGTGACCGGTATCAATCGGGACATCACTGTTCAACGCGAGCTAGAGTCACATCTGCTTTACGCCAAGGAACAGGCCGATGCGGGGAGTGCGGCCAAGTCTGCCTTCCTGGCCAATATGAGTCATGAAATACGCACACCGATGAACGCCGTGTTGGGTATGTTGCAGTTGGTGCAGAACACTGACCTGAATGGTCGCCAACTCGATTATGTGACCAAAGCGCAGACCGCTGCGAAATCACTGCTGAGTTTGCTCAATGACATTCTCGATTACTCCAAGATTGAGGCTGGCAAGCTGCAACTCGATGTGCACCCGTTCGAGCTTGAACCGCTCATGCGTGACCTCGCCGTTGTGCTGACAGGTAACCAAGGCGAGAAGGAGGTTGAGGTCATGTTCGACCTGGACTCCAATTTACCCAACGACCTGATCGGCGATAGCCTGCGACTGCAACAGGTACTGATCAACCTGGCGGGTAATGCCCTCAAGTTCACCCTGGAAGGCCAGGTCGTGGTCAGCGTTGAACAACTGAAGCGCACGGAAAATGTTGTGAGCTTGCGCATCGCCGTTGCTGATACCGGCATCGGTATTAGCCCGGAACAACTTCAACGCATTTTTGAAGGCTTCACTCAGGCCGAGGCTTCAACTTCCCGGCGCTTTGGTGGCACAGGTCTGGGCCTGGTGATCTGCAAGCGGTTGGTCACCTTGATGGGTGGTGAACTTCAAGTGGAGAGCCAGCAAGGTGTCGGGAGTCGTTTCTGGTTCGATATAACTCTGGATGTAGCGCCGACGTCACTGCTGAAATCCGCATGTACTGGAGTCGATGTGTCCTTACGGATTCTGGTCGTTGACGACAACGCCACGGCGGGTGAATTGCTGTTACGAACCGTTCATGCATTGGGATGGAAGGCTGACCGCGTGAGTGGTGGTACGCAAGCGGTGGAATGGGTAAAGAAAGCCCAAGCGCTAGATGAGGCCTACGACGTGGTGCTGATGGACTGGCGGATGTCCGATATTGATGGGCTGAGCGCTGCGCAATTGATTCATCAGCAGGGTAACGGTGTGCCACCTCCGATGGTCATTATGATCACTGCTCACGGCCGCGAGGTATTGGCCGACGTCCACCAGGCGGGAGACGCTCCCTTCGTGGGGTTCCTCACCAAACCTGTCACTCCCAAGCAGCTAGCCGACGCTGTTCAGCAAGCGTTCAATGGCAAAGGCCTTCTGCATTCCCCCATTCCCCGCTCAACGGGTGAGAGACCACCGCGTCTGGCCGGGCTACGGCTATTGGTGGTGGAAGACAACATGCTCAATCGACAGGTTGCCGATGAGTTACTGACAAGGGAAGGCGCGCAGGTGACGCTGGCTGAAGGCGGGCTGGAAGGTGTCAGCAAGGTGATGAATGAGCGTGTGTCCTTCGACGTCGTATTAATGGATATCCAGATGCCAGATATTGATGGCTTGGAGGCGACTCGTCGCATTAGATCGAACCCACGCTTCGCAACACTGCCGATTGTGGCAATGACCGCAAATGCTTCCAGTACCGACCGTGAAGCCTGTCTTGCTGCGGGGATGAATGATCATGTCGGCAAACCTATAGACCTGGAACAACTCGTCGTAACGCTGCTCTTTCAATCAGGCCGTGATGATAGCCAGGCATCTTTAACCTTGGGGCAAGTCAATACGGGAGAAGGCGTTATAGAGTCTCGTGCATCAACTATTGACCGCTTTGGTGGTGACCTCGATTTGATCCGCAAGGTGCTACGTACCTTTGGTCCAGAGATGGAAAAACAGCTTGTCCAGTTGCGCGATCAGATCCAGCGGCAAGATGCATCGGGGGCCGCTTTTGTGCTCCATACCATTAAAGGTAGCAGCGGCACCATGGGGGCCAAGGAGGTGTCGCTGCTGGCCGGCAACCTGGAGCACACACTAATACACGGAGATGCAGAGTCTGTAGCGAGCATCTTTGTAGACCCAACATGGTTTGACGAATTGAGCAGGTTACTGCAACAAAGCCTTGAGCAAATGAATGTCGATTTTGGTCAGAGCCCGCGTGCAAAAAGCAGTGCTGACGAAGATTCCATGGCGCCGGCGCAATGGAGAGAGTCTCTAGAGGAGATTTTGCTATTGCTGGAAACGGGTAACCTTCAAGCCATAGAACTGGCAGACGCACTGGCGTCAAAAACGCCGCCATCCCTGCGCCCACAGTTCGACGAACTTGTTGTCAGGGTGCAGTCGCTAGACTTTTCCGCTGCGATGCCGATTGGTCGTGACCTGTTGAGATCTGCCTGA